The stretch of DNA GcggaactaagaactagaaaccaaaCTCTCTCATCCAGATACactacgccatattgacttttgcggcctgatgtCAGCATGCGTTAgttctacaattgttgaacagagtgttcaaacGGCTTCAATACCATTGAAACATTTTCgacaacaaaggaaaagttgaatcgatgttgaatgaatgtttaaaaaaccgatttaaacttgattcaacacgatgaaatggtatatgaaatgaatcacgaggtcacgggttcaaaccccgttgaagtcctgaatttttcaggcatctctacgcaattgtaaaaattgctttcataactgcgaagatcatagcttcacctgtcaacacgctttcaacaaactttgaacattgttttacgctttcaacaatgcTGGGCGACCTGTTTAAACACACCGAACATATTTGGTTCAACTAAGTGTTGTATGCatattgaagcaaatgttgaaaccgtttaaacgggccATTAGGTCGGTCACCAGTGGAATGCATCTCTGCCCAATTAGTTGTTTTTATACTACAACGGCAAAGTCGTCTCGTGACGatcaaagttatattttcatTGACCTTGCCGTTTTCGTTATCATGAAAGATCGGAATCGTCCCCAAACCTGAAGGTTTTTGCTCACCTTGCTCGACATTATTATTGCGAGACACAATAATGCTGAATGGCCTGCAGAACACGAATGGTTGAGGTAGACACGACGAACAAAGGCTGCATCGAATTCAATGGAGGCAAAAACACCACAATAATGCAAAATGGCTTACGAGTTTAAAATGACCTTGCTGACTTAAAAACCAACAAGACACACGAAAACGACGCAAGAACCAAACGGAAAAGACTGGTATGGCCTAACCAATACCCACCTGTCCCCTAAACCAATAAAAACTCAACAAGAAACAAATGGCCCAACTTatccacaacaacaaaaaaattaaccttGATGGACAGACACCTCTCTTCCCCTCCCCTTCTCTAAAACAAAAAACCTGAACGGAACTCAGTGAAAGTGAACCAGAAACCGTATAGTTTTGTTTAGTTTCTGACTGGCCAATTCATTTCggaggaaaacaaaacaaaaataatgcgAATCGGTGATCAATGAAATAACAGGTCCGACAGCAACAcaggcgtagccaggatttttcaaaggggggggggggggggggtcacactgtgtcaaacagagggtgcTCACCAGATTGTGGCGTTTTTgccacctgaatattgtaggttgttttcttaaaaaaaagttacaatAGGGGAGTCACGGGCACCGCAGGACCCCCCTAGCTCCGCCCTTGTGACATAATATTCGGCTTGGGAGGCCAACACGTTATCCTTTGCGCTACAGAGTCCATTGTCTTTAAGAGATTTTTTGGCATATTTTTTAAGGATATTGAATAAGCTGGGACACCATTGGTGAAACCGGTATGACTATACGTTCCTTGTATGTTAGTTATTTTAACACCAGGACGCGGATACCGTTCTTTGGAACGATAGTTGAACCTTTTCTTTAAGTCACTTGTTTCGCTAAAAGTGAATCGGTTCAGATCGTAAAGCCAATGATGGTGCCTACTACTTACCATTTGACGGAACTAACCGCAGCCAGCTAAGACCGggcacttcgaggatgatatatccTCCTCCAGAGAAATGCCAGAGATTATCATTCGAGTGTTCCTCCAAATTGTGGCATTTTCTTTTcgggtctggccggtcagttctgtcaaatggaaattgTCCTAATTAAATTCCAAATCAGGAAATCGCATTTGTTCATGAGATAGTTTTCAACTTATTTCTGTGCTGTATAACCTTTAGTAATTGCATTGTAGAAAAACAATCAGCTTGGAATTATGCTCTCATCCTCATCGGCTAGGGTTCGCTGCCTTAGCCATTAAACCGCTAATTAACAAACATTTGGGGAGATTTTCTTTCACTGAGTCACGAAAGGCTTCATCAAAGACTGTCGGCCTAAACATACTGTAAGACCAAGTTGAATTTTGTCCTCTACTTTGCTGAGATAACATCACTCGATTTTGTGCGCATATTATGTTTTTCATATAAACCCTATAAATTGACGAAAACTGAGCGACTCTCGAATTGTGTATAGGATAAACTACAGAGTTCTCGAGAACAGGAAATACAAGAGAAACGAATGAATGATCTTTAATCAAGAACATGTATTGGACTCTATTCAAGTATGGTTGGTTGTTAACTCCATGTGCAAATTCTTCCTGTTTTCCCACTATGAACAACGGTTCACGATTCGTTGGCTGTAAGTATGGATCATGGAGCGGCCTGAAAAGTAAGCTCCTGTCAAGGACACACAAATGCCTACAGAAAACATAGCAACATCTAGAACAATATTGCACCACGACATATCTTGGGAGTATAGCTTAATATGAAACAGCGGCGGAAATATAAACTCTAAACTGATACCAGCTATGCTGCCAACAAAAGCTAAAAAATAGGTGTACGCAGGTAATGAAGCCGCGAGAAATACACTTACAGAAATTAAAGATGCCCGAAACACAAGAATACTTGGACTAAAAATGGATTTCCCGAAATCTTGTGGTAAGCATGCGAGGTTAGAATGTTCAACGATTTCGAAAATAGTGAACATTGGAAGGGTATAAGATGTAAAAGATAACACGGCTGCCATGACATTTACTGCTCGACGAAATGAACCCTCTGGCAAATTGTTTGTTACAACCTCAGCCGTGTTGGGATGAAATGAGATGTAAGCGACCACTCCTATGATCACGTTGAGGAACGTCATTGTTCCATAAGATAAGTTCATTAGGAAATTGAATTTTTCCTTGTGACGCATGCTTCCTTCGATTAGAGGAACAAAAGGCTGTGATAAGTAGCTCGCTACAAGAATTCCTAGTGCTGACGGATACGTACTGGCGTCAAAGTGATTCAAAGAACTTAGCTCCCATTTATGGAACTGACTCAAACTGTACACAAACACCGTGATGAAAATTATTTTAGCAGATAACACTGTTAAGACACTTGTCCATGCTACTTGAGAGAGGTTTCTTAGGAAAATATTTGGAAGAAAGAGAATGCCGCCAATTAGCGTCCAAAGCCAGCAGGGAGCGGGGATATGTGGAAAGGACTTGGCCAATAATCTTCCAACTAAAAGAGGATACACCGAGGCCACAACAAGCAATTCCAGGAACTGTGTAGCAAGGACAAGATGCCCACCAATCTTAGGAAAGAAAGCATGACCCACATCTGCATATGAATTGCGGACGCGAATTCGCTTGCCGGATTTGGTATCTTCTTCGTAGAGGCAACGCACGATAGTCTTTCCAGTGTAATTAGATGCAGCAGCAACCAGTAGGAGAGTTATTACAGCCAAATATCCTCCATTTCTGATTGCATAAGGAATCACAAGAATCGGTAATCCTTGAATAGTATTGCTTATGTTCCAAAACGTTGCAAAAGAAGAGGCCTGGGTTTCTTTTGTTGGCAAAGGTGTTTCCTTTTTATCCCTCTCTTCGCAAGTTTCCAGGTTATCAATTGCAATGTCTTCTGCTTTTTTGTAGTTGACTGACATTATGTTTTCCGTGTCTTTGTAGTATAATGGTTGTTCTGTCTTGTTAAGTGTTAAAGTACTGTAAGTTGAGCTCTATTTGGAGATTTGCACAAACAGCTGAACTTCCTTTCAAGCTCCTGACTCTGTGAAAATAAACATGAATAGACCTCCAACCATTAACATGAGACTTATTTAAGTCCATCATGGTCTTCCTCTGCTTGATCGCGCGCCATATTGCTCATTCTGAGTTAATGAGACAATTTTACAGCTATCCTTTCCATGGAAAATGTTATGTACTGATTGTTGTTGAGAGCTCCAAATAGTTGGTTGTGGAATCGATGCCTTTGTTTAGAAAATTGCGGTTGTTTGTCCTCAAGTGTTTACCAAAAGCATAtaatcaaaataaacaaaacagaacCAGGCTAGACGCTGGGTGTTGAATCAAGCTAAGCGACTGAATGAGAACCAATCATATAGTACGAGAGAGGAATAAAGTTTGTGAAAACTGTTTTCCCGATAGCTGTAGCTATACGTGTCTCAAAGGCGGCTCTGTACTGTGATTTCCGTAACAGGTTGTGTCAGTGTATTAATGATAAACAACTGGTGTTCACAACATGGATGACTTGTTAAAATCAATCGgtcatattttttaaattcccaCCCATACTCCTCACGCCAAGTTCTTTGTTAATGGTCTGCCTGATCTACGGAACAAAAACAGAATTTCTTCCGGAAACAAGATCCCAGGCGGCAATTGCTAACCCAATACTATGATAATTCTGCTGTAGCTTCTTCCCACCGATGTTTCTGAAGACGTTGAGTACAAGTTAAATGCGCCGAGGAGAAAATTGTCGTTTGAAAGAAGTTACTCCGTGTTATTTGAGAGACTATATATGAACGACCCATATTTGAGCTGCCGAAAGAAGCAGGTTAATTAAGATTTTCGATCAGCGCATGCGCATTCACGAACGTTACTCATGAGATGCGATGATCTCAATCTTAAGatgtttctttctgcatttttctgAAATATCAAGAGTCCATTATCAAGAGTAAGATTCTGGTATCAGGTTtttccccatcagcgtcagaagaGTGCAAGCCTATTTTAAAACAACGACTTGcggtaaaataaacaatagaccaaatcggctaactcaatgttgtactcaattcaaatCTTTCCGGGTTAatattctttgtgtattgtatttgcattataactcagcattcacatttaaatctTACGGAAATACctggaagaaaacgttttattcccaaaggcttTGAATTGGTTGCAACATTGgtgtattgtttattttttattttttagtttaaaaattaacACTTTTCTGATGCTGATGGGGACTAGGCTAATTTGCTTTGTTAAGAGTACAAAATGACACTCTGCGCTCCATTGATGACGGGAAGGAAGTCATCTTGGTCCTCTTGGACCTTTCAGCCGCATTTGACAGCATTGATCACGGTATCCTGATTGACAAACTCCGTACACAGTTTGGCGTCACCGACACGGTTCTCAAGTCTTACACTCAGTACGATCCCAAAAGGTTGTTATCGGATCCACAGAATTTAAGCCTCAGTTGTTGACGTCCGGCGTCCCACAGGGGTTCGTTTTGGGGCCTCCTGCTATTCATACTATACGCTCCAGTTGAGGCCGTTATAAAATCTTACGGCCTCGATTGCATGATGCACGCCAATGACTcccaagtttatgtaacagcaAATCTAGAAGATAGGCAGGCCACTATCACCAATCTCGAACAATGCTATGTGATGTTCAAGCATTTTCTCCGATAATATGCTTAGTTGCAATCCTAAGGAACTGAAATAGTTCATTTTCACTCACGGTTCTCCTATCCGGTTCTGTTCTatagttttccgaagaaaaagatcaagattttgaaatctgtgaaattaagcaacaggatgtctcttctgaagtgttagtcacctcaaatgatgtaaaatgtcattttacctaacaaataaatgcaaatcaggggaaaatacTTAATATAttgaccgagctcctggaggggggactggaaactatacATTTCAAGAAAGCTTGTAATACTACTGTATTAGCTTTTTACCGGATGCACCGCAAAAAGCATAACCAAATTATCGAATATTTCCGTTCGTCATATTTTACCTGCAAGGATAAACGCGTGATTACCAAGGCAATTTGTCTTTAGTTGAGAAATGTTTATGAAGTGCGGTTTAGTGGTGAATTGAAGAAATGATCGCACTTACTatacaatttaagcaattttctttttataggcATCCGAACCCATAACCTCTGTGATTCCAGTGCAGTGCtcttatcaactgagttgagaGCAGGCCAATTTGTTTTCCTGAATATTTGTGAAGCGTCTTATACTTGTGCTTCTGCTGTCGTCAATTGTGAGAATCAGGCTTAATAGTAGCTTTGACCTGCAATAAACTGGAAAAAGCGTAACGTCTACATTGTTTTAATTGGCTGATTCTTGCAGCCCCCTCGTGGATTCGTGAAAATTCCTACGAGCGCATAATCgttcgttattattattattattattattattattcttgggTGATCGCTGATGGATTCTTAATTGGAATACATATCTTTCGCATATAGTCTCTCATATCTACATCCTCTTGGGTTTTATTACGATCTCACAGAAATGGTCGTCTTTCAGTTGACTTGACAGCTCAATTGGAGGAGCTCTGATCCGGTATCGCAGAGATCATTAGTTAAAATCCCGCAAAGCATTAATTTTTCACGTTTTCTCTCGTTTCCAACGTTCGCAACTTTCTCGTTGTTTAAACCTGTTTTGTCTGCCTGCTTGGTCAACACCCCCACTCACAAAATCTACCCTGTTATGGTtagcggttcaaaactatgcggaaaaagaagaacttagcaagtgctcttggtatccaaaaagaaaagtgggggtaaccatgcatttttcagagataattaagcttcaatttggcaaagaacgcaatacattgctttgtattctaaagcttttacaaatattgttgattaactatcttcgaaaaatgcgtggttacccccaattttctttttggatttcaataatacttgttaagatctgcttttcccgcatattccgGAAACCGcgtaaaaatacctttgaattcgtaggcaccgtccttaaagtcaCGCGAGGTGATATGGAATCTGTAAACAGGTATAGGCATGTGTCGACGTGCGCATTTAAATTTTATGCATTCTTTGTCTGTGTTTGGGCGGTAACCAACAGTTTCGGTCCTTTGCACTAAACGGTTTTCAAAAGTCTTTAACATAAAACTGTGTTTGGTTTACTCATAGGTAATAAAGAATTAAGCCGCTAAATCTTATTAAATGCCAGAATGTTTTTTATCCGCACTTTTATAGCTTTTCCTTATTTAACTGAGTGCTGGTAGTAAAACAATGAATGGACATATCAATGCTTTAAATTGACAAAGAGGCCAATGGCACATGCTTAAAATTCATTCCTGAGAAACAGGTACCCGACTTTGAGtctgcaatatgattggttgagGTATAGCAAATAATCACAAACAAGCAACCAGGGAAACCTACAAAATCACCTGTTGGCACTGTCAGGTTTGGCCACATTGATGCGCTTTCTGCAGTTTGTTGTTAAAATTCGGCGCGCCTAGCCTTAGGTTGTTGACCTCTAACAATCGAAGGAACATTACTGTTGGGGATTTTGAGGTTTTGCTACCTAAGGGGATACCAGTATAAAGGTACGTGCAATTTACAAAGGGTTGCATTAGCTGGAAAACCGCCGCTAACACAAACACAGGAGAACTCACTTTAAGCTACCGTTCTCGACCATGATACTCCTTGCGAAAACGAAGCGCAACTTCAAACGGAAGCCTCTAAGTAATGTCGCTCTGTCATAGATTCAAACGATTTTGCTTGCAGTTATTTAAGAGTTTCTGGCCAGACAGAAGAGAGCGGGATTCTTTCGACTGCAAAAAACCTGAGAATTTTTGCAATGGGGAGAAGGAGACGTCGTTGCAATATGCGAGAGGAGAAATTCAGGGAGCAGAATTTGGCTGTAACGATTTAGTGGATGGACCATTAGTTTCCCATGGAATAACATTCTCTAGCCAAGAAGAGAAAGACAATTTTAACTCCAAGATGAAAGAAATgcaaacaatatttgtaaaggaACTTACGGCAATAAAAAAACAGCACGAGCGACTCAAAGTTGGAAGAGTTATTCTACAACAAAGGTTCTCTGAATTGGAACAAATTTTGCAAACAGATTTGAAGACCTTTACGATTGCCGAACTCAAAACAGTTACTGAAGATCCAACGTTATCCATCGAAGAGCTGCAGCTTTTGAGTGAAATGGAAGAAATTTTGGTAAGGCTAGAGAAAGAACAAGAAGAGCTTCTTTCGCTTGAGAAATATTTGGAAATTGAACTACATGAGAGAACGTTTTTCCCCGAGCCTGTTTTGCCCCGCCACAGAAAAATCGAAGACGAATTCTCCAAAAGAATGAAAGAAGATGGTGGGTTGAAGTATAAAAGCTTTGATGAGACCGTTCAGCTTCTCACTTATCGCTGTCTTCCACCTCCGCTGTCTTTAGATCAGCTATTGGAAAGTGATAGGTGACACAAAAAGTTCGCTAGCTTGCCTCGATGGCTGCGAGGCGTAAATTTAGCGGGCCCGAAAGTAGATTGATCTAGCAGGTGGTTATGTACTAAGCAAGTCTTTTACATTGGTCGTCTGCGCGACTATTTCATAGTTCTCAAATTGCCGGTCTTTGTTATTCAACAACTATTGTTTaatacagcaaaaaaaaaacaaacaaaaacaaaaacaaaataacagtGAAAATCAAACAGATTTGGGAAAGTGTCAATTAAAATCTGAAATCTTTTTCCTACCTTCTTTAAAAT from Montipora capricornis isolate CH-2021 chromosome 9, ASM3666992v2, whole genome shotgun sequence encodes:
- the LOC138016510 gene encoding vesicular inhibitory amino acid transporter-like; translation: MSVNYKKAEDIAIDNLETCEERDKKETPLPTKETQASSFATFWNISNTIQGLPILVIPYAIRNGGYLAVITLLLVAAASNYTGKTIVRCLYEEDTKSGKRIRVRNSYADVGHAFFPKIGGHLVLATQFLELLVVASVYPLLVGRLLAKSFPHIPAPCWLWTLIGGILFLPNIFLRNLSQVAWTSVLTVLSAKIIFITVFVYSLSQFHKWELSSLNHFDASTYPSALGILVASYLSQPFVPLIEGSMRHKEKFNFLMNLSYGTMTFLNVIIGVVAYISFHPNTAEVVTNNLPEGSFRRAVNVMAAVLSFTSYTLPMFTIFEIVEHSNLACLPQDFGKSIFSPSILVFRASLISVSVFLAASLPAYTYFLAFVGSIAGISLEFIFPPLFHIKLYSQDMSWCNIVLDVAMFSVGICVSLTGAYFSGRSMIHTYSQRIVNRCS
- the LOC138016512 gene encoding uncharacterized protein; translation: MSLCHRFKRFCLQLFKSFWPDRRERDSFDCKKPENFCNGEKETSLQYARGEIQGAEFGCNDLVDGPLVSHGITFSSQEEKDNFNSKMKEMQTIFVKELTAIKKQHERLKVGRVILQQRFSELEQILQTDLKTFTIAELKTVTEDPTLSIEELQLLSEMEEILVRLEKEQEELLSLEKYLEIELHERTFFPEPVLPRHRKIEDEFSKRMKEDGGLKYKSFDETVQLLTYRCLPPPLSLDQLLESDR